The Leptospiraceae bacterium genome includes a region encoding these proteins:
- the mrdA gene encoding penicillin-binding protein 2, with product MSRNTTSSTEFKLEQSFKNRLYFFTGIIVLTLAAFISQLFNLQIVNGAENSLKAERFVRRSESLPAARGQVYDRNFLNPEMSTQHLLISNSASLDVIVNSGLLRNNPEKIKEFMLLFYKTLSIPEAYYSDEIKEPKFTKKVRSKNPIVLLQGISPEQHERISVFDNISRFVVLVPSPKRNYIMGPALAHVSGYVGLPNLKDLTNREIKSYQLVGKGGLEIQYDSYLRGTDGFRYQKRNSDGNIEEERIIEHAKMGNHLVLTIDKKIQFAAYNALKNYRGTVIAIKPATGEVLALTSNPSFDPNLLSGKNKQLKLQHFNRVKKNGGFLDIALQSKFPPASTFKTLVGLAALESEHKIDFSPSQTFSCNGRFILESSIAIVPDQEFKCWDKKGHGTNDLIRAIEKSCSVYFYNLGHKLGSEAILYYAKLFGLDKKSNIDLPSEIEGFVPSNEWKKRTYGNKWFAGDTVNLSIGQGFISSTPIGMTLFYMALLNNGKIYQPFLVSEIRNPIDNSIVFKNNGKMLRDIPLKSSTLEAIKQGLRAVVKTGTASRILNLPDLPEIAGKTGTAQTRRRGLSKSNHAWFIGYGPYNAPVEQQVLVTVFVEFGVGGSVGAAPIAKEVFKAAFPQGTFKRTERIDGSRMDDETPVEEIIQ from the coding sequence GTGTCAAGAAATACGACATCATCTACTGAGTTTAAATTAGAGCAAAGTTTTAAGAATAGGCTATATTTTTTTACTGGAATAATTGTTTTAACTCTTGCGGCTTTCATTTCTCAACTCTTTAATTTACAAATTGTAAACGGAGCGGAAAATTCCCTGAAGGCGGAACGATTCGTTAGAAGAAGTGAATCTTTGCCTGCGGCTCGTGGCCAAGTATATGATCGAAATTTTTTAAATCCTGAAATGTCTACACAACATTTACTGATTTCTAATTCCGCTTCTTTGGACGTAATTGTGAATTCGGGTTTACTCAGGAATAACCCCGAAAAAATAAAAGAATTCATGTTATTGTTTTATAAAACTCTTTCTATTCCAGAAGCATATTATTCGGATGAAATTAAAGAGCCCAAGTTTACAAAAAAAGTGAGATCGAAAAATCCAATCGTATTGCTTCAGGGAATTTCTCCGGAACAACACGAAAGAATTTCCGTATTTGATAATATTTCTCGTTTTGTAGTTTTGGTTCCTTCTCCAAAAAGAAATTATATAATGGGACCAGCATTAGCACATGTCTCCGGTTACGTTGGATTACCCAACCTAAAAGATTTAACTAATCGTGAAATAAAATCCTATCAGTTAGTCGGAAAAGGTGGATTAGAAATCCAATATGATTCTTATCTCCGTGGAACCGATGGATTTCGTTATCAAAAAAGAAATTCAGACGGTAATATAGAAGAAGAAAGAATTATCGAACATGCAAAAATGGGGAATCATCTTGTTCTAACAATAGATAAAAAAATCCAATTTGCGGCTTATAATGCTCTTAAAAATTATAGAGGGACAGTTATTGCTATTAAACCTGCAACTGGAGAAGTATTAGCATTAACCTCTAATCCAAGTTTTGATCCAAATCTTTTATCTGGAAAAAATAAACAGCTAAAACTTCAGCACTTCAATAGAGTAAAAAAGAACGGTGGATTTTTAGATATTGCACTTCAATCTAAATTTCCACCAGCCTCTACTTTTAAAACATTAGTTGGACTTGCCGCTTTAGAGAGCGAACACAAAATTGACTTTAGTCCTTCGCAAACATTTAGTTGTAATGGACGTTTTATTTTAGAATCATCCATAGCAATTGTCCCCGACCAAGAGTTTAAATGTTGGGATAAAAAAGGACATGGTACAAATGACTTAATTCGTGCCATTGAAAAATCTTGTTCTGTTTATTTTTATAATTTAGGTCATAAATTAGGCTCAGAGGCAATTTTATATTATGCGAAGTTATTTGGTCTAGATAAAAAAAGTAATATTGATTTACCAAGCGAAATAGAAGGTTTTGTTCCAAGTAATGAATGGAAAAAGAGAACATATGGAAATAAATGGTTTGCAGGGGATACTGTTAATTTATCCATCGGGCAAGGATTTATTTCTTCTACACCAATTGGTATGACTTTATTTTATATGGCTTTGCTTAATAATGGAAAAATCTACCAACCGTTTTTGGTTTCTGAAATTAGAAACCCAATTGATAATTCTATTGTATTCAAAAATAACGGGAAGATGCTTCGTGATATACCTCTAAAAAGTTCAACTTTGGAAGCAATAAAACAAGGTCTTAGAGCAGTCGTAAAAACAGGTACGGCTTCTCGTATTTTAAATTTGCCTGATCTTCCTGAAATTGCAGGAAAAACTGGAACTGCTCAAACTAGAAGACGCGGTTTATCAAAATCTAACCATGCTTGGTTCATTGGTTATGGTCCCTATAATGCTCCAGTCGAACAACAAGTTCTAGTAACTGTTTTCGTAGAATTTGGAGTTGGTGGATCCGTTGGAGCTGCGCCAATAGCTAAGGAAGTTTTTAAAGCAGCGTTTCCGCAAGGAACATTTAAGCGAACAGAAAGAATCGATGGTTCTAGGATGGATGACGAAACACCAGTTGAGGAGATAATTCAATAA
- the rodA gene encoding rod shape-determining protein RodA, whose translation MMSERRLEKIDYFLIISVVVVVLCGIFTLYFQEANISDGPGKWYKQLLYFVVGMFIMIFVSRVNYQLLGSYALPIYLFSIFLLILTLIPGIGYLPNGRGARSWLKLGPFSFQTSEFAKLSTVILLGQYLVLKEREIRSITVLIIPFIIVIIPMLFIIVQPDFGTAVSFIPILLAMLFLGGADIMHISSLIILGGISLSIPMYLEYTRLTLMGPLTELLAKTEKTEVLSVVNQLGGKIWPVLNGENIAAREAAGLVNPKNFKILQDAVEQVIDENASFLFKLFSNESFMIMFGGSLIFISTILIVLRITRGSEHLRKYYIPLGVLGISFLFAFFVTKKIPFRENQVIRLTAFINPDQFKQGAGYQLRASKPAIGSGRFVGKGFGHGEMTEGRIPHVPESSTDFIFASWAEQTGFVGSVLLLFFLLSIPLRGLQISFESKDRFGSLLAAGIVALIFFHMAINIGIVTGLMPITGLPLSFMSYGGSHLLMSMVSVGIIISIKLRKHAN comes from the coding sequence ATAATGTCTGAACGTAGATTAGAAAAAATAGACTATTTTTTGATTATTTCTGTTGTAGTAGTTGTTTTGTGCGGAATATTTACTTTGTATTTTCAGGAAGCTAATATTTCCGATGGTCCGGGGAAATGGTACAAACAACTTCTATATTTTGTTGTAGGTATGTTCATTATGATATTTGTGAGTAGAGTTAATTATCAGTTACTCGGATCCTATGCATTACCAATTTATTTGTTTTCAATTTTTTTATTAATACTAACTTTGATCCCTGGAATTGGATATCTTCCAAATGGTCGGGGTGCACGTTCATGGTTAAAGTTAGGTCCATTTAGTTTTCAGACGAGCGAATTCGCAAAGTTATCCACTGTAATTTTATTAGGGCAATATTTAGTTTTAAAAGAAAGAGAAATCAGAAGTATTACAGTACTTATCATTCCATTTATTATTGTAATTATTCCTATGTTGTTTATTATTGTTCAACCTGATTTTGGAACTGCGGTTTCGTTTATTCCTATATTGCTTGCGATGCTCTTTTTGGGTGGCGCGGATATAATGCATATTAGCTCCCTAATTATACTTGGGGGAATTTCTCTGAGCATACCCATGTATTTAGAATACACTCGGTTAACTTTAATGGGACCACTTACTGAGCTTCTTGCAAAAACAGAAAAAACAGAAGTTTTATCAGTAGTTAACCAGTTAGGTGGGAAAATTTGGCCTGTCCTGAATGGAGAAAACATAGCAGCAAGGGAAGCGGCTGGTTTAGTAAATCCTAAAAATTTTAAAATCTTGCAAGACGCGGTAGAACAAGTAATTGATGAAAATGCAAGTTTTCTATTCAAACTTTTTTCCAATGAAAGTTTTATGATAATGTTTGGTGGGAGTTTGATATTTATCAGTACTATATTAATTGTACTTCGAATTACCCGTGGATCTGAGCATCTTCGAAAATACTATATCCCGTTGGGGGTACTCGGTATTAGCTTCCTATTCGCTTTTTTTGTAACTAAAAAAATTCCGTTTAGAGAAAACCAAGTAATTCGACTAACTGCATTTATTAATCCAGATCAATTTAAACAAGGTGCAGGTTATCAACTGCGTGCATCTAAACCCGCGATTGGTTCTGGTCGTTTTGTGGGAAAAGGTTTTGGTCATGGTGAAATGACAGAAGGTAGAATTCCTCATGTTCCAGAAAGTAGCACTGACTTTATATTTGCATCTTGGGCAGAGCAAACTGGATTTGTTGGATCCGTATTATTACTTTTTTTTCTTCTATCTATTCCCCTACGAGGATTGCAGATTAGTTTTGAAAGTAAGGATCGATTTGGTTCTTTACTTGCTGCTGGAATTGTAGCATTGATATTTTTTCACATGGCGATTAATATTGGAATTGTGACGGGGCTAATGCCTATTACAGGTCTTCCGTTATCATTTATGAGTTACGGTGGTTCGCATTTACTAATGTCGATGGTTTCTGTCGGGATTATTATTTCCATTAAACTCAGGAAACATGCAAATTAA
- a CDS encoding outer membrane lipoprotein-sorting protein — MKILLLAILLLQTSILPEEKLGSQEIVEKLDRTLVINEGLTLARLYIKKGNHETHSWNVNIFKQGDDVLYTFEITHHKPVAKFLSIKRGEKLIYYNVLSGNFFQIEQMEKMQSILGTSFSFRDLSHYLYEANYNPEKVDRTKSENSDPILIKMNPISFPSYKHLELYADNSDYSPLKIDFTSPNGLLIKTLKFKYGQMKIREGKSISNSPSLKKLEMNDNATNYTSILEFLEWNKNVKPEKIFYEMKTMYEKF, encoded by the coding sequence ATGAAAATACTTTTACTAGCTATTCTATTGCTTCAAACGTCTATACTTCCTGAAGAAAAACTGGGAAGTCAAGAGATCGTTGAAAAGCTTGATCGAACTTTAGTGATTAACGAAGGTTTAACTCTCGCACGATTATATATAAAAAAAGGAAACCATGAAACACATTCCTGGAACGTAAATATTTTTAAACAGGGCGATGACGTTCTTTATACATTTGAAATAACACATCATAAGCCAGTCGCAAAATTTCTATCCATCAAAAGAGGGGAAAAATTAATCTATTACAATGTTCTTTCTGGAAATTTTTTTCAAATTGAACAAATGGAAAAAATGCAAAGTATTCTTGGCACATCTTTTAGTTTTAGAGATTTAAGTCATTATTTGTATGAAGCAAATTATAATCCAGAAAAAGTAGACCGAACAAAATCAGAGAACTCTGACCCAATTTTAATAAAAATGAATCCCATTTCATTTCCTTCTTACAAACACTTAGAACTTTATGCGGATAACTCTGATTATTCTCCTCTTAAAATTGACTTTACATCGCCAAACGGATTATTAATAAAAACATTAAAATTTAAATATGGTCAAATGAAAATACGAGAAGGAAAGTCCATATCAAATTCCCCATCTCTGAAAAAATTAGAAATGAATGATAACGCAACAAACTATACATCAATATTAGAATTTTTAGAATGGAATAAAAATGTAAAACCAGAAAAGATATTTTACGAAATGAAAACTATGTATGAAAAGTTCTAA
- a CDS encoding HlyD family efflux transporter periplasmic adaptor subunit, producing the protein MNLPEKIRSILSLRYIQYAIGFFFICLLVWISFKPKKINAETAIIQRGTLVQVIEEEGLSRVKEKFKLFSPVNGVLNRVTKKVGDIVAKGEVVAKIDWDYKREVISPIAGKILTVHRESAGPIAMGDPILDIGNTNAQEIVTEVLTQEATKIQAGNPVSLEGWGGNQLVGKVKLVEPEAFKKISSLGVEEQRVKVIIDFTTPENMGEGFKVLCKIETKREDNVLLTPSSALFREGDNWAVFKVVKGKIRKQKVKIESRSGHFASVSEGLQENEEIILFPSEGIEEGSKIKQ; encoded by the coding sequence ATGAATTTACCAGAAAAAATTAGATCAATTTTAAGTTTACGATATATTCAATATGCGATAGGTTTTTTTTTCATTTGCTTGTTGGTTTGGATTTCTTTTAAACCTAAAAAGATAAATGCTGAAACTGCAATAATTCAGAGAGGAACGTTAGTTCAAGTTATAGAGGAAGAAGGATTATCTAGAGTTAAGGAAAAATTCAAACTTTTTTCACCAGTCAATGGAGTTCTTAACCGAGTGACAAAAAAAGTAGGTGATATTGTCGCAAAAGGAGAAGTAGTCGCAAAAATTGACTGGGACTACAAAAGGGAAGTTATTTCACCTATCGCAGGAAAAATTCTAACTGTCCACAGAGAAAGTGCTGGTCCAATCGCTATGGGTGACCCAATCCTAGATATAGGGAACACAAACGCTCAGGAAATTGTCACAGAAGTTTTAACGCAAGAGGCCACCAAAATTCAAGCGGGTAATCCCGTTAGTCTAGAAGGGTGGGGTGGAAATCAATTAGTAGGAAAAGTAAAACTAGTAGAACCAGAAGCATTTAAAAAAATATCCTCTCTGGGTGTCGAAGAACAAAGAGTAAAAGTTATTATTGACTTTACCACTCCAGAAAATATGGGAGAAGGATTTAAAGTTCTATGCAAAATTGAAACAAAAAGAGAAGATAATGTACTATTAACCCCATCATCCGCTCTATTCAGAGAAGGAGATAATTGGGCAGTATTTAAAGTTGTCAAAGGAAAAATCCGAAAACAAAAAGTAAAAATTGAAAGTAGAAGCGGACATTTTGCTTCAGTTTCAGAAGGATTACAAGAAAACGAAGAAATTATTTTATTTCCGAGCGAAGGAATCGAAGAGGGTTCCAAAATAAAACAATAG
- a CDS encoding FtsX-like permease family protein encodes MVNTLNKKVIRELIALKSQSITIALVVASGIAIFIASGSSYDSLRQTRDKFYINTYFADGFVSSKPAPEILERRIRNIPGIQDIRMRIVQESVIDFPEEDLPSAARFVSITNGMNDLVLMKGRLPITNEEVVINESFAEANSLSPENNIAVILQGKRKQLTIVGIALSPEFVYVFRSASPLPDPRHFGIFWMKKEALEAAFQMQGAFNDLIFTFSKDAKRKSTLQLLDQELEAYGGLGAYDREKLPSHSFLRDEFKQLQSTAYVTPMIFLGVAAFLLHIVSTRIISKEREQIATLKAVGYSDFTVAAHYGKLLIIISSGGAFIGIILGIYFGDSMLSLYGEYYKFPNLKLILSPMLIIQGVIIGILSGLVGALFSVRSVLKLNPAEAMRPPAPDSFSKIPFENFMKSLPTQGKMILRNLFRRPIRTILSSLGISTSVMIMVIGTFMYGAVDNMLDLQFNLLQRESVTINFFGPVSTDVELEISKEKGVLYTEGYRLVPVRIRVGAVTKELLLQGLPQNAELRRLIGKGEKILIPPESGILLNAQVAQKLGLNAGQEIQLEILEGNRKKINVTIVGTVDEILGQGAYMERTAVSRLLGESSSVNLLTLRTDANEESNLLHKLKSIPKIAGINTRAGTLKVFREMTSRSILATTIVLLLFAGIIAIGVVYNTAMIALSERAFELGSLRILGFNKLEVFSILAGELTIETLVALPIGCITGYGFAYLMFNSVETEGFNVPLNVSLETYGIALVTTILTAIISFIILYFKIKSMDLVSVLKIRE; translated from the coding sequence CTGGTGAATACTTTAAACAAAAAAGTTATACGCGAACTCATTGCGTTAAAAAGTCAAAGTATAACAATTGCTCTAGTTGTGGCTTCTGGAATCGCTATTTTTATTGCTTCCGGAAGTTCATACGATTCACTTCGACAAACTAGAGATAAATTTTATATTAACACATATTTTGCAGATGGATTCGTCTCCTCCAAACCGGCACCTGAAATTCTAGAGAGGCGAATTCGAAATATCCCCGGAATACAAGATATACGAATGCGAATAGTCCAAGAATCTGTAATTGATTTTCCGGAAGAAGATTTGCCATCTGCCGCTCGTTTTGTATCAATAACCAATGGAATGAATGATTTAGTTTTAATGAAAGGAAGACTTCCTATTACAAACGAAGAAGTTGTAATTAACGAATCATTTGCAGAGGCTAACAGTCTTTCTCCCGAAAACAATATCGCTGTAATATTGCAAGGAAAAAGAAAACAGTTAACTATCGTTGGTATTGCTCTTTCCCCAGAATTCGTTTATGTATTTAGAAGTGCAAGTCCTCTTCCAGACCCTAGACATTTTGGAATTTTCTGGATGAAAAAAGAAGCCTTAGAAGCTGCATTTCAAATGCAAGGTGCATTCAATGACCTAATTTTTACTTTTTCTAAAGATGCCAAAAGAAAATCGACTTTACAATTACTAGATCAAGAACTTGAGGCATACGGTGGATTAGGCGCTTATGACAGAGAAAAACTACCATCTCATTCTTTTTTAAGAGATGAATTTAAACAACTTCAATCAACAGCTTATGTAACTCCCATGATTTTTTTAGGAGTGGCAGCATTTTTATTACATATTGTTTCTACTAGAATTATATCAAAAGAAAGAGAACAGATTGCAACTTTAAAAGCAGTTGGATACAGTGACTTTACCGTTGCCGCGCACTATGGGAAATTACTCATCATCATAAGTTCTGGTGGAGCTTTTATTGGAATTATACTTGGAATATACTTTGGTGATTCAATGCTTTCTTTATACGGAGAATACTATAAATTTCCAAACTTAAAATTAATTTTGAGTCCAATGTTAATCATACAAGGGGTAATTATTGGTATCCTCTCTGGCTTAGTTGGAGCTTTATTTTCTGTTAGAAGTGTGCTAAAACTTAATCCAGCAGAAGCAATGAGACCTCCCGCTCCAGATTCGTTTTCCAAAATTCCATTTGAAAATTTCATGAAGTCATTACCAACTCAAGGAAAAATGATTCTTAGAAATTTATTTCGAAGGCCCATTCGCACAATCCTTTCTTCCTTAGGTATTTCTACTTCTGTTATGATTATGGTAATTGGAACTTTCATGTACGGCGCAGTAGACAATATGCTCGACCTACAATTTAACCTTTTACAAAGAGAATCTGTTACGATAAATTTTTTCGGGCCAGTGTCGACTGACGTTGAATTAGAGATATCCAAAGAGAAAGGTGTTTTATATACGGAAGGATATAGGTTAGTTCCAGTCCGAATTAGAGTAGGTGCAGTTACAAAGGAATTACTATTACAAGGATTACCTCAAAACGCTGAACTAAGAAGACTAATAGGAAAGGGAGAAAAAATTCTCATTCCACCTGAGTCCGGAATATTACTTAACGCACAAGTTGCACAGAAATTAGGACTAAATGCAGGACAGGAGATTCAATTAGAAATTTTAGAAGGTAATCGTAAAAAAATTAATGTAACAATAGTTGGAACAGTAGACGAAATATTGGGTCAGGGTGCTTATATGGAGCGAACAGCCGTAAGCCGCTTATTAGGAGAAAGTAGTTCAGTCAATCTCCTTACTTTACGAACTGATGCAAACGAAGAGTCTAATTTATTACACAAATTAAAAAGTATTCCAAAAATTGCTGGCATTAATACAAGAGCGGGAACTCTAAAAGTATTTCGAGAGATGACTTCTAGAAGTATTTTAGCAACAACCATTGTATTACTTTTATTTGCTGGTATCATTGCAATCGGAGTAGTTTATAATACTGCAATGATAGCACTGTCTGAGCGAGCTTTTGAATTAGGAAGTCTTCGAATTTTAGGTTTTAATAAACTAGAAGTTTTTTCAATTCTTGCTGGAGAACTAACCATTGAAACACTAGTCGCATTACCAATCGGTTGTATCACTGGATACGGCTTCGCCTATTTAATGTTTAACTCTGTTGAGACAGAAGGATTTAATGTTCCTCTCAATGTATCTTTGGAAACATACGGCATTGCATTAGTAACAACCATACTAACCGCCATCATTAGTTTTATAATTCTATATTTTAAAATTAAATCAATGGATCTTGTAAGTGTATTAAAAATAAGGGAATAA
- a CDS encoding ABC transporter ATP-binding protein, whose translation MKHENARDDTVFEVKNLSKTYNMGEINVNALHDINFTLNSGELVVLLGPSGSGKSTLLNILGGLDTPTAGSVSFKGKNLFGENEEGLTLFRRKHVGFVFQFYNLIPSLTSRENVSLVTELSNNPMTPEDAIELVDLSNRIDHFPAQLSGGEQQRVSIARAIAKRPSVLLCDEPTGALDFKTGRIVLEAIAKVNKDLGTTTIIITHNASITGMADRVITMRDGTIISNKINSQKISVGEITW comes from the coding sequence ATGAAACACGAAAATGCACGAGACGATACCGTATTTGAAGTAAAGAATCTATCAAAGACCTATAATATGGGCGAAATTAATGTAAACGCTTTACACGATATAAATTTTACGTTAAACTCAGGAGAATTAGTTGTTTTACTTGGACCATCTGGGAGCGGCAAATCAACATTACTCAACATTCTCGGGGGACTAGATACTCCTACTGCTGGTTCTGTCTCATTCAAAGGTAAAAATTTGTTTGGAGAAAATGAAGAAGGACTTACTTTATTTAGGCGTAAACATGTAGGCTTCGTATTCCAATTTTATAATTTAATTCCAAGTTTAACTTCTCGCGAAAATGTATCTCTAGTTACAGAACTTAGTAATAATCCAATGACTCCAGAAGATGCAATCGAACTTGTAGACCTATCCAATAGAATAGACCATTTCCCTGCGCAACTTTCAGGTGGAGAACAACAAAGAGTATCCATCGCCAGAGCGATTGCCAAACGACCGAGTGTACTTCTATGTGACGAACCAACAGGCGCTTTGGATTTCAAAACTGGACGTATCGTTCTAGAAGCAATCGCAAAAGTAAACAAAGACTTAGGAACAACTACAATCATTATTACGCATAACGCTTCCATAACAGGAATGGCAGATCGAGTAATTACTATGCGAGATGGCACTATAATTTCAAATAAAATAAATTCACAGAAAATTTCTGTCGGAGAAATTACCTGGTGA
- a CDS encoding sensor histidine kinase, which yields MQFIRILKFILFSLSFSLVIQSCAQTNKGFPKAEKGILNLQNWNFTNSETFLDGEWEFYPFEFIDPAQPARELEKQFIQVPGIWNQTMKQGKGYASYRLQVLLPESNSKPLTFKVMENGTAYKMFVNGIEVAANGQIGKTKEENIAEHLPLVVPLKNYSSKIDIVFHISNFHYTDGGLWYSIQFGEDSKIRKAKENKMLLTLFLCGSISIMAIYHIAVYLFRRKDKSALAFSLFCVAIDFRLLEFNEKFLNLIFVGDYFLILNRIEYLAYYLAIPFFASFQQIIFPNEFKKVFLYFFWIISSLFSLVVLSFDSFIYTHTAFYYHIYVLFFMCYSIFVMIKAVTNNRDESKIFTFGMFLLFAVTINDILHSKTIIQTEFMAPYGLFGFIFIQSIMLSMRFSKGFNMAENLSHELILLNASLEDKILERTKELTKQKEIAEEASLIKDKFVSIVSHDLRSPLLGVSNILEIIDKKEIVTTEEERKQFLEMSRESIKFSLKMINELLSLSRIETGTIKVNKKKVSLLEITNLFLKELEPQAKFKNIPIQTDIANGMHINIDLELFTQVIKNLLTNAIKFTEPGGNILLKGFATEIESVIEIHDNGVGMSAEDLNSIFEPGAKKTSLGTSGEIGSGMGLFICKYIVDAHNGEIQFESKKDIGTICRIILPP from the coding sequence ATGCAATTCATTAGAATTTTAAAATTTATTTTATTTAGTCTCTCATTTAGCCTAGTCATCCAGAGTTGTGCCCAAACAAATAAAGGCTTTCCTAAAGCAGAGAAAGGTATTCTAAATTTACAGAATTGGAATTTTACAAATTCGGAAACATTCCTAGACGGAGAATGGGAATTTTATCCATTCGAGTTTATAGATCCTGCACAGCCAGCGAGAGAATTAGAAAAACAATTCATCCAAGTTCCTGGAATTTGGAACCAAACAATGAAGCAGGGAAAGGGTTATGCAAGTTATAGGCTTCAAGTCTTATTACCAGAATCAAATTCGAAACCACTCACCTTTAAGGTGATGGAAAACGGAACTGCCTATAAAATGTTTGTCAATGGAATAGAAGTAGCGGCTAACGGGCAAATAGGAAAGACTAAGGAAGAAAATATCGCCGAGCATTTGCCACTCGTAGTCCCGCTAAAGAACTATTCCTCCAAAATTGATATTGTATTTCATATATCTAATTTTCATTATACGGATGGAGGACTTTGGTATTCGATTCAGTTTGGAGAAGATTCCAAAATCAGAAAAGCAAAAGAAAATAAAATGCTTCTCACATTGTTTTTGTGCGGAAGTATTTCGATCATGGCAATCTATCATATTGCCGTTTATCTTTTTAGAAGAAAAGATAAGTCTGCCTTGGCATTTAGTCTTTTTTGCGTTGCGATAGATTTTAGGCTTCTGGAATTCAATGAAAAGTTTTTAAATCTTATTTTTGTGGGAGATTATTTTCTAATTCTAAATCGGATTGAATATCTGGCTTATTATTTAGCAATTCCCTTCTTTGCTAGCTTTCAGCAAATTATTTTTCCAAATGAATTTAAAAAAGTATTCTTATATTTCTTTTGGATAATCTCTTCTTTATTTTCGTTAGTGGTTCTTTCATTTGATAGTTTTATTTATACACATACAGCTTTTTATTATCATATCTATGTTCTTTTTTTTATGTGTTATTCAATATTTGTAATGATAAAAGCAGTAACCAATAATCGAGATGAATCTAAAATTTTTACCTTTGGAATGTTTCTTCTTTTTGCTGTAACAATAAATGATATTCTTCATTCTAAGACAATCATTCAAACAGAATTTATGGCTCCCTATGGATTGTTTGGATTTATTTTTATTCAATCCATAATGCTTTCGATGAGATTCTCGAAAGGATTTAACATGGCTGAAAATTTAAGTCACGAACTTATACTACTAAACGCAAGTCTTGAAGATAAAATTTTAGAAAGAACAAAAGAATTAACCAAACAAAAAGAAATCGCAGAAGAGGCAAGTCTCATCAAAGATAAATTTGTATCTATTGTTTCGCATGACCTGCGATCCCCTCTATTAGGTGTTTCTAATATACTTGAGATCATCGACAAAAAAGAAATTGTTACAACGGAAGAAGAAAGAAAACAATTTCTAGAAATGTCTCGTGAGAGTATTAAATTTTCTTTAAAAATGATCAATGAATTACTCAGTCTAAGTCGTATCGAAACCGGAACAATCAAAGTAAATAAGAAAAAAGTTTCTTTATTAGAAATCACAAATTTATTTCTAAAAGAATTAGAACCTCAGGCAAAATTTAAAAATATTCCAATCCAAACAGATATTGCAAATGGTATGCATATAAATATTGATCTAGAATTATTTACCCAAGTAATTAAAAATCTTTTAACCAATGCGATTAAATTTACAGAACCGGGCGGAAATATTTTACTAAAAGGTTTTGCAACTGAAATAGAATCTGTCATAGAAATTCATGACAATGGAGTTGGAATGAGTGCAGAGGATCTCAATTCAATCTTTGAACCAGGGGCAAAAAAAACAAGTCTTGGAACGTCAGGTGAAATTGGAAGTGGGATGGGATTATTTATCTGTAAGTACATTGTAGACGCGCATAACGGAGAAATTCAATTTGAAAGTAAAAAAGATATAGGAACAATTTGTAGAATTATTTTACCTCCGTAA
- a CDS encoding response regulator transcription factor, protein MKLRVIIADDHSVVAAGIRAVLKSDSRLEVCGTFQNANTVLEYLQTNIVDLAILDLDMPGAHNFSLLKIIKETYPNLKIVIFTMHSGIQSFFQAGKYGADSYVLKSEPITYLPTIIMQTMKGIFYCSDELKVYLTQKKGNQNIKPMEFEILGLLAAGLQYEEIAEKIGKSEKTVEYYIYKLRKKYNANNNAELLHKLKDEIVTEVK, encoded by the coding sequence ATGAAACTTAGAGTAATTATTGCTGACGATCATTCTGTAGTGGCGGCTGGGATAAGAGCAGTTTTAAAATCCGATTCGAGATTAGAAGTATGTGGAACTTTTCAAAATGCGAATACTGTATTGGAATATTTGCAAACTAATATAGTGGACTTAGCGATTTTAGATTTGGATATGCCTGGTGCACACAATTTTAGTCTATTAAAAATCATTAAAGAAACTTACCCTAATCTAAAAATTGTAATTTTTACCATGCATAGTGGAATCCAAAGTTTTTTTCAAGCTGGAAAGTATGGTGCGGATTCGTATGTTTTGAAGTCAGAGCCTATTACCTATTTGCCGACCATTATCATGCAAACTATGAAAGGAATCTTTTACTGCTCCGATGAGTTAAAGGTGTATTTGACTCAAAAAAAAGGTAACCAAAATATCAAACCTATGGAATTTGAAATTTTAGGATTATTAGCGGCTGGATTACAGTATGAAGAGATTGCAGAAAAAATTGGCAAATCAGAAAAGACAGTAGAGTATTATATCTATAAACTTCGGAAAAAATACAATGCGAATAACAACGCTGAGCTGCTACATAAACTAAAAGATGAAATTGTTACGGAGGTAAAATAA